Below is a genomic region from Gemmobacter sp. 24YEA27.
ACCCAGAACAGCGCCAGAACCAGCGAGACAATCGCGTTCCATCCCGCCATCGAGATCCCGAACAAAGACCATGGGATCGCATCGCAGCGCACCGGGGCAGGGGCCGCTGTTGCCGGGTTCATCAGATCAGACGCAGACAGTCCTGCAATCGACCCTTGCGTGCAGGTCGAGATATACTCCCACCAGCCCAGTTCGACACCCGCATGGAAAAGCCCGATCCCGGCGGTGGTCAGCGCCGCCGCAGCCCCCAGCCAGGGCCAGATCCGCCAGCCGGTCGCCAGCCAGAGCGCGAGAAACAGCACCGCAGCCGCATGCGGCCAGCGTTGCAGAAGGCACAAATGGCAGGGCGCCAGGCCGCCAATCAGCTGAAACCCAAAGGCCGCAGCCAGCATTGCGGCGGATCCGAGGCCCGCG
It encodes:
- a CDS encoding disulfide bond formation protein B, producing the protein MILKTPAILIAGLGSAAMLAAAFGFQLIGGLAPCHLCLLQRWPHAAAVLFLALWLATGWRIWPWLGAAAALTTAGIGLFHAGVELGWWEYISTCTQGSIAGLSASDLMNPATAAPAPVRCDAIPWSLFGISMAGWNAIVSLVLALFWVFGASRRD